In Candidatus Eisenbacteria bacterium, the genomic window GTTCGAAGTTAGTCGTTCATGGCAAGGCGAACATGGGGATCCCGGTGACCACTTTTCAACCAAAACATCCTATCCGGCATAGCCTACCGCCGTTCGAACAGGACTTCCGAACGGGTCGCCCCGTACGGAGGATCCGATTGAGAGTTTCAGTGGGAAGAACAGGCTCCGGCGACGCCCGAGATCTGGGGGGACGAGGTCCGCGAGCCGGCTCTCACGTAGCAGGAGGTGGTGAATGCTTCTATGGTGAGGAACGATCTCCGCGGGGTTTCCGTATTCGTCGATCTAGCGAGTCGTCCGCTGCTTACGGCTACTGCCGCTGAAGATTCGCCCCGTGCAAAGCCAGCGCCTTGGATGCGAACTCCACGTCATCCGTTGCGAGGACGTCCGCCCCGTTCCGCAAGAGATCCAAGTAGACGTCGACGCCCCTGGATCTCGCCTTCCGATCCAGGTTGCCCAAGGTGCCCAGAATGGCGCAGATCCCTTGCTCGTGAAGAAGTCGATAGACGTCTCCCGACGGTTCGGACACCCCGACGAACGCGATTAGATTCTGAGATGGGACGGCGCTCCGGAGCATGTATTCGACACCTTCGACATCACCCGCCGAACAGGAAATACTCAGCTCGTTGTCCAGGCGATAATACGTCTCGGCGCTGCGCCAGCCGTATGCGATAACGATGACACGATCGTGCGCTCGCCGGGTCCGAATGATGTCAACGATTTCTTCGGGAGTTACGGGGTCCTTGACGTCCAGCTCGAGCACCGCCTTGCCTTTCGCCCAGCACAGGGCCTCATCCAGGGTCGGTATTTCGTACTCGGTTACCACGCCGTTGCCGTCGACCAGGCGCAACTCCTCGAGTTCGACGAGAGTGAAATCCGATATGCCGCCCCGTCCGGTAGTCGTGCGATCGAGATTGTCATCGTGCATGAGCACCAAGGCGCCGTCCTTCGATCTTCGCACATCGCACTCGATCAGGCACGGAGCATAGTCGAGAGCCCTTTCGAACGTGGCGATACAGTTCTCGGGAAAACCGTCAGCCGGTCCGCCCCTGTGAGCACCGAGAAGAGGGGTCTTTCCGGGATGCCACCGCAGGTACTCGCGCAGTCCGGCGGGGCCCTCGAAGGAAACATAGTGCTTCTGTGTTCCCTCGGTTTGAACGCAGGAGATGCAGAGTACGATCAGAGCGACCGCGGGCAGTATCTTTCTCATTCCCATCTCCGATACGGCGCGAAAATTGATTCAAAAAAACACCGAATTCAGTCTAGCACACCTCCCCGATCTCCCGTTCCCCCAATCATCCTGGCCGGCATCGGGATATATTTTGGAGGCGAACCGATCCCGGCAGCGGCATGTTCCGCGCGGTGCGAACACGTGGAACACCCCATCGATTGAATGGGCAACGACGCCTATCTGACAAGTGTGATCTTCCTCGAAACCACCTTGCCGCCCGCCTTGAGACGCACGAAATAGACGCCGGAGGAGACATCGCGTCCCTCACGGTCTCTTCCGTTCCACGCAACGGTGAATGTGCCGGCGTCATGAAACCCTCTCAATAATACCGCGACAAGTCGCCCCGCCACATCGTGGATCGTAAGATCGACCGCACCGGGTTGGCGCAGATGAAAAGTAACCCGTGTGGAAGGGTTGAACGGATTGGGGCGGTTGCCTTCAATCCCGTAGGCGGGCGGGACGCGATCCGGTAAGCGGTCGACGGCGGTTTCGATCTCGGGAAGATCTAGTCCCAGCACGAATGCGTCCAGCGATCCATTATGAGAGTTGTCGAAAGAGAGCCAACTGACGGGAAAGTCGTAGGACTCCGTTCTCCCCGCGACAAACATGCGTCCCGACGAACCAACTCCGATGCCGAAACCACGTTCGTCCGAACGTCCCCCCAGAAAGGTTGAGTAATCAATACCTTCTCCGGATGGTAATAGCCTAACAGCAAATGCATCAGATGGCCCGTCATACTTTTCGTCGAACGCCCCGATGGTTGTGGGAAAGTCACCGGACTCCGTCTGGCCCGTCACGTATACGAATCCAGAATCGTCCACCGCAATGCCGTGAGCCTCATCTTCGGCTGATCCTCCGAGGAACGTGGAGTAAACCAGGCTGCTCCCAACGGCGCTCAACTTGGTGATGAACGCTTTGTCGTTCACGAAGCAGGTGTCGAAGGCGCCCGGTGTTACCGGAAAATCCTGCGAGTTGGTTTCGCCGGCGATGTAAGCGTTGCCTTCTCCGTCCAGCGTTATCGCCCACGCCTCGTCGTTCCCTTCTCCGCCCAGGTAGGTCGAATAGGCGAGGCCCGCCATGCCCGGCTCGAGTCTCGTTACGAACCCATCCCAGTTGTTCATGCCCGGGATGGAATCATTGTAGGTTTCGTCAAAAGCACCGGGCGTAATCGGAAAGGAATCCGACTCGGTGTACCCGGTCACGAAAGCGTCCCCCGAAGCGCCCACGACGATCGACGTGCCGTAATCGGACCACTCGCCTCCCAGATAGGTAGAACTCTGCATAGTACTTCCCGACACATCGAGTTGACACGCGAATGCGTCGTAATGAAAACCATTGAGGTTGGGTTGGTAAGCGCCCGGGGTGGTCGGAAAGTCGAGGGACCAAGTCGCGCCGGTCACGTTCGCCTCGCCCGTGACGCGCAAGTCGATGTCGCGCCCTTCATCGCCGCCCGATCCTCCTATATACGTCGAATAGGCGAGGCTGTTCCCGCCCGGCATCAGCTGCGTGACGAAAGCGTCCTTGTCGCCATTATAACTTTCATCAAAGGCGCCCGCGGTAGTGGGAAAGTCGGAGGATTCCGTGGTGCCCGTCACGAAGGGGAATCCCGCGCCGTTCACAACGATACCGGCCGCCTCATCTTCCGAGCTTCCCCCCAACAATGTGATCCAGAACGGGGTCGAATTGTCGGAGTTAAGAGCGGCCACGAAGATGTCCGTATCGCCTCCGAGAGTGCTGTCGTACGCCCCGGTGGTGGTCGGGAAATCGGGAGAGCAGGTGATTCCCGATAGGAATACGCTTCCCCTGACAAAGAGGTCCTTCGACTCATCATCGTCGGCGCCCCCGATGAAAGTGCTCCAGAGGAGGTGCGTATTGAAGGAATCGAGGTAGATATCGGCTTCCGCGGGATCGCCCTCCGAAACGGCTACGCCCACGGCTGTTCCCGTGTGGTGTCCGGGCGCCGAGGCGTGGAGATCGTAGTCGCCGTAGGGGAGCCCGTCGATGATGTAATGTCCCGCGGGATCTGTCGTGTCGCAACCGGAGAAAGCTCCTTCGGCCATAACGATCGCTCCGCTCAAAGCGCCACCGGGACCGCTCACGATTCCCTCTACCGTTCCGCTCTCCAAATCAAGGGCGAAGTCGACGACGATCGTGTCGTCTACAACGACTTCGTTGCCCGGCATAGTCTGTGGATTGTATCCATCGGCCTCGGCGGTGATGTCATAGAGGCCGGTTGGAAGGTCTTCCAGGATGTAGTATCCGCTCGCGTCCGTCGTGTCGGCTAACGTTACCTCTCCTACAGCTGTCACCTCGGCTCCCTCGATCGGCCCACGGGCGAGGGCGACGGTTCCCTCCACGGCGCCTCTCTGGCGCGTCAGGCAGGCGTTCACAGCAGTCGCTTCGTCCGCGACGACGACGACACCCGGTTCGATGTCATCGTAGTAACCGACGGCTGTTGTGGTTACGATGTAGGTCCCCGTCTTCAATTCCGGGATGTGATAGCCTCCGTTCGGGCCGGTCGTGTCGGCGGCGGTCGACGGTCCCACGGCCGTGACGATCGCTCCGCCGATCAAGTCGCGATCACCGCTCACCGATCCGGCGATGTCGCCCCGTCCGCCGGTGTACATCTTGAGTGCGACGGCGTCGTGGCTCCCGTTGTGCGTGGGATCAAAGCATCCGGCCGTCGTCGGGAAATCGGTCTCCGGACTATATCCGACGACGACGGCGCTTTTCCAACTATCTAAGGCGAGACCGATGGATCTTTCCTCCTGCGTTCCCGAGCCCCCGATATACGTTCCATAAAGAAGCTCGTCGCCATCCGAGTTCAGACGGACCAGATAGAAGTCCGACGATCCGTTGATCGTGCTGTCGTAGGCGCCCGGCGTGGTCGGGAAATCGCTCGATGATGTCTTCCCCGTGAGGTACGCTTCTCCATCCACGTCACAGGCTATTCCCATCGGGTTGATTTCGGAATCGCTGCCGCCGCCACCCACAAAAGTGGAATAGGCCAAGCCCGTTCCCCAGTAGTTCACCTTGGTGATGAACGCGTCGTTTATCCCGTTGTGGGATTCGTCGAATGCT contains:
- a CDS encoding glycerophosphodiester phosphodiesterase family protein — its product is MRKILPAVALIVLCISCVQTEGTQKHYVSFEGPAGLREYLRWHPGKTPLLGAHRGGPADGFPENCIATFERALDYAPCLIECDVRRSKDGALVLMHDDNLDRTTTGRGGISDFTLVELEELRLVDGNGVVTEYEIPTLDEALCWAKGKAVLELDVKDPVTPEEIVDIIRTRRAHDRVIVIAYGWRSAETYYRLDNELSISCSAGDVEGVEYMLRSAVPSQNLIAFVGVSEPSGDVYRLLHEQGICAILGTLGNLDRKARSRGVDVYLDLLRNGADVLATDDVEFASKALALHGANLQRQ
- a CDS encoding SBBP repeat-containing protein, with translation MLTERRTAEAGAPRSFRWEAAGGEAGTGRGVSDLEWSTFIGGEYSDVAHDVCIDHLGFSYIVGTTQSSDFPTTAGAYDETQAEYTYDAFVVKIDTTGSFLVYGTYLGGDKEDWGRGIAVDDQKNAYLTGLTASSDFPTTAGAYDRSLAGTYDVFVAKLNPSGGALVYSTYLGGDDPVPVAWPEMGYAIALDAGRCAYVAGQARSTDFPITPGVFDTTADVMGYEGFVTKFSADGSSLEYSTFLGGSSYDRVVDIAVRSGYAYVTGMTQSTDFPTTSGAYDETHNGNEDAFVCWIRLAADALQYSTFLGGSAADFGCGIALDSSGYAYVTGHAGPGFPTTSGAFDESHNGINDAFITKVNYWGTGLAYSTFVGGGGSDSEINPMGIACDVDGEAYLTGKTSSSDFPTTPGAYDSTINGSSDFYLVRLNSDGDELLYGTYIGGSGTQEERSIGLALDSWKSAVVVGYSPETDFPTTAGCFDPTHNGSHDAVALKMYTGGRGDIAGSVSGDRDLIGGAIVTAVGPSTAADTTGPNGGYHIPELKTGTYIVTTTAVGYYDDIEPGVVVVADEATAVNACLTRQRGAVEGTVALARGPIEGAEVTAVGEVTLADTTDASGYYILEDLPTGLYDITAEADGYNPQTMPGNEVVVDDTIVVDFALDLESGTVEGIVSGPGGALSGAIVMAEGAFSGCDTTDPAGHYIIDGLPYGDYDLHASAPGHHTGTAVGVAVSEGDPAEADIYLDSFNTHLLWSTFIGGADDDESKDLFVRGSVFLSGITCSPDFPTTTGAYDSTLGGDTDIFVAALNSDNSTPFWITLLGGSSEDEAAGIVVNGAGFPFVTGTTESSDFPTTAGAFDESYNGDKDAFVTQLMPGGNSLAYSTYIGGSGGDEGRDIDLRVTGEANVTGATWSLDFPTTPGAYQPNLNGFHYDAFACQLDVSGSTMQSSTYLGGEWSDYGTSIVVGASGDAFVTGYTESDSFPITPGAFDETYNDSIPGMNNWDGFVTRLEPGMAGLAYSTYLGGEGNDEAWAITLDGEGNAYIAGETNSQDFPVTPGAFDTCFVNDKAFITKLSAVGSSLVYSTFLGGSAEDEAHGIAVDDSGFVYVTGQTESGDFPTTIGAFDEKYDGPSDAFAVRLLPSGEGIDYSTFLGGRSDERGFGIGVGSSGRMFVAGRTESYDFPVSWLSFDNSHNGSLDAFVLGLDLPEIETAVDRLPDRVPPAYGIEGNRPNPFNPSTRVTFHLRQPGAVDLTIHDVAGRLVAVLLRGFHDAGTFTVAWNGRDREGRDVSSGVYFVRLKAGGKVVSRKITLVR